A genomic region of Fluviispira vulneris contains the following coding sequences:
- a CDS encoding ComEC/Rec2 family competence protein, producing the protein MKFSKLKILQDGNYVFQYSQGIIHALITYTFLFIIIHNTIYFFSDTGIIENTFNLSSRIKQKSQNIAIAMQEKNLALNFLANIRKLSFFEAKQFQSSGLIHLLAISGGQVVPLASGFGKIISYSLYYSLRNSITPFLLIDIINKFRTFFAVIISLFLCHMFGCTGALIRVSSLTYLIKIKNLQAQHLFFFPFFPYIPSSTFTRFFVLILISIFFGNILYNFSFLLSAIGATCAEISIYLSYFFIKKSKLLVALASTCLTSIFTGIILSPFSSIHLLNSCLANILALPIVCFLITPLTLIILIIPEDFLYYKHFINIFDLSLKILKQISIAFSDPYNIKNPYDRNNPLFKLEGLLYLSIVLVVLWVILDLYKERKIFYTRYHFQKLKLR; encoded by the coding sequence TTGAAGTTCTCAAAGTTAAAAATTCTACAAGATGGAAATTATGTCTTTCAATATTCGCAAGGCATTATTCATGCTCTTATTACGTATACTTTTCTTTTTATAATTATTCACAACACAATATACTTTTTCTCTGACACCGGAATCATTGAAAATACCTTCAATCTTTCCTCACGCATAAAACAAAAGTCACAAAATATAGCTATTGCCATGCAGGAGAAAAACTTAGCATTAAATTTTTTAGCAAATATACGAAAACTTTCCTTTTTTGAGGCAAAGCAATTTCAATCTTCAGGACTTATTCACTTATTAGCTATATCTGGTGGACAAGTTGTTCCTCTCGCAAGTGGATTTGGGAAAATCATATCTTACTCTCTCTATTATTCATTACGTAATTCAATAACTCCCTTTCTTCTCATAGATATTATAAATAAATTTAGAACATTTTTTGCTGTAATTATTTCATTATTTTTGTGTCATATGTTTGGTTGTACGGGAGCACTAATCCGAGTTTCTTCTTTAACGTATTTGATTAAAATTAAAAATTTACAGGCTCAACATTTATTTTTTTTTCCTTTCTTTCCATACATTCCTAGCTCAACATTCACCAGATTTTTTGTTTTAATTCTTATTTCAATATTTTTTGGTAATATTTTATATAATTTCTCATTTCTTCTCTCTGCAATAGGAGCTACCTGCGCAGAAATTTCAATTTATCTTTCATATTTTTTTATTAAAAAATCAAAATTATTAGTTGCACTTGCAAGCACATGTTTAACATCTATCTTTACTGGAATTATTTTATCACCATTTTCTTCTATTCATCTACTCAACTCATGTCTGGCAAACATACTTGCTCTCCCAATAGTTTGTTTTTTAATCACTCCACTGACTTTAATTATTTTAATAATACCTGAAGATTTTTTATATTATAAACATTTTATAAATATTTTCGATCTTTCACTAAAAATTCTGAAACAGATCTCTATCGCATTTTCTGATCCATATAATATAAAAAATCCTTACGACAGAAATAACCCACTTTTTAAATTGGAGGGACTTCTATATTTAAGCATTGTTCTTGTTGTGCTTTGGGTAATTTTAGATCTCTATAAGGAA
- a CDS encoding site-specific DNA-methyltransferase, which translates to MQNKQDIRKSKNIVYNISSQKLTYHLLEDTNLSQNSKDTQNLLIHGDNLDVLKHLQDSFKNTIKCIYLDPPFNTGVSINSKGMKLKYCDEFDHERWIEFMRQRLIACRILLNEEGCLFLHLDDNEFAYAKVLLDNIFGRENYINTITVKTHDPSGFKVTGKVLFSCANYLLLYAKNKNKLKLNPVYLEKEYDKFYSYWLYNREENHSLWKFENIKDAFVKLKFNKSSFKSLIQTTQINKKELEKDIANFAISNPKQVFRLAPIGGGAKLKRNELIEHSKAHKGVVFKSSCESKDDFFLLNGNQIIFYDKRFQYINGKFKPSEILTDIWTDIPWNGIAREGGVSFCNGKKPEALIKRILSIATLENEWVLDCFLGSGTTAAVAHKMQRKWIGIEKEEQIYTHAHTRLCKVIKGNDLHGISRELTWNGGGGFKFLELR; encoded by the coding sequence TTGCAAAATAAACAGGATATAAGAAAATCTAAAAATATTGTATACAATATTTCGAGTCAAAAACTGACTTACCATCTATTGGAGGATACGAATCTTTCACAAAATTCAAAAGACACACAAAATTTACTTATACATGGCGATAATCTTGATGTTTTAAAACACCTGCAAGATTCATTTAAAAATACAATCAAATGCATATATCTCGACCCTCCTTTCAATACTGGAGTGAGCATCAATTCCAAAGGTATGAAACTTAAATATTGTGATGAGTTTGATCATGAAAGATGGATTGAATTTATGCGACAACGGCTAATAGCCTGCAGAATCCTTCTGAATGAAGAAGGCTGCTTATTTCTCCATTTAGATGATAATGAATTTGCTTATGCAAAAGTCTTGCTTGATAATATATTTGGCAGGGAAAACTATATAAATACTATAACTGTCAAAACACATGATCCCTCAGGTTTTAAAGTCACTGGGAAAGTTTTATTTTCATGTGCAAATTATTTACTACTTTATGCAAAAAATAAAAACAAACTAAAACTAAATCCTGTTTATTTAGAAAAAGAGTACGATAAATTTTACTCATATTGGTTATACAATAGGGAAGAGAACCATTCACTTTGGAAATTTGAAAATATCAAAGATGCGTTTGTAAAATTAAAATTCAATAAAAGCTCATTTAAATCATTGATTCAAACCACGCAAATTAACAAAAAAGAACTTGAAAAAGACATCGCAAATTTTGCAATCTCGAATCCAAAACAAGTTTTTCGCCTAGCACCTATTGGAGGAGGAGCAAAATTAAAAAGAAATGAACTCATTGAACATTCAAAAGCACATAAGGGAGTTGTTTTCAAATCATCATGCGAAAGTAAGGATGATTTCTTTCTTTTAAATGGCAATCAAATTATATTTTATGACAAAAGGTTTCAATATATTAATGGAAAATTTAAGCCATCTGAAATTTTAACTGACATTTGGACTGACATTCCGTGGAATGGAATTGCCAGAGAGGGAGGCGTTTCATTTTGTAATGGCAAAAAGCCAGAAGCTCTCATAAAACGTATTCTATCAATCGCAACATTAGAAAATGAATGGGTATTAGATTGCTTTCTCGGCTCAGGCACAACAGCTGCTGTAGCTCATAAGATGCAAAGAAAATGGATTGGTATTGAAAAAGAAGAGCAGATTTACACTCATGCACATACGCGGTTGTGCAAAGTTATAAAAGGAAATGATTTGCATGGAATATCACGCGAACTTACTTGGAATGGAGGAGGAGGATTTAAATTTCTTGAACTGCGTTAA
- a CDS encoding DNA adenine methylase gives MKDSNFLFPLKEKSKPILKWAGGKTNLLPQLIKVFPKNFKRYIEPFIGGGAVFLSLKKGTSAIINDYNEEIFNLYIGVRENPAEIAKYLDSFSSLYSEEFYYKLRKEIPENKYEKMARTIFLNKTGFNGLYRQNSKGDFNVPFGKRLSCPSLYEWDNLFKVSERLKYAQILNDDFEMIIDQSGLGDFVYCDPPYEPLSITSSFNSYNSIGFNRKQQIRLFEACVRASKRGACVAISNSNSNFILNLYDDFLINKLFAKRAINSDGNKRGRIEEILVLICEESYSSFYFNQDIRNSTECSLT, from the coding sequence ATGAAAGATTCTAATTTTCTCTTTCCATTAAAAGAGAAATCGAAACCAATTTTAAAGTGGGCGGGTGGAAAAACAAATTTATTACCTCAGCTTATTAAAGTTTTTCCTAAGAATTTTAAAAGATATATTGAGCCATTTATTGGTGGTGGTGCGGTTTTCTTGTCATTGAAAAAAGGCACTTCAGCTATTATTAATGATTATAATGAAGAAATTTTTAATTTATATATTGGTGTTCGAGAAAATCCGGCAGAGATTGCAAAATATTTAGACTCATTTTCTTCTCTATATTCTGAAGAATTTTATTATAAATTAAGAAAAGAAATTCCAGAAAATAAATACGAAAAAATGGCTCGAACAATTTTTTTGAATAAAACTGGATTTAATGGTCTCTATAGGCAAAACTCTAAAGGTGATTTTAATGTACCGTTTGGAAAAAGACTCTCTTGTCCAAGCCTTTATGAATGGGACAATTTGTTTAAGGTCTCTGAGAGGCTTAAATATGCACAGATTCTAAATGATGATTTTGAGATGATTATCGATCAATCGGGATTAGGAGATTTTGTCTATTGTGATCCGCCTTACGAACCTCTATCTATTACTTCTTCTTTTAATTCCTACAATAGCATTGGCTTCAATAGAAAACAGCAAATTCGATTATTTGAAGCCTGTGTGCGGGCATCTAAAAGAGGTGCTTGTGTTGCAATTTCAAATTCTAATTCAAATTTTATTTTAAATTTATACGATGATTTTTTAATTAATAAGTTATTTGCTAAAAGAGCAATAAACTCGGATGGAAATAAAAGAGGAAGGATTGAGGAGATTCTTGTATTGATTTGCGAAGAGAGCTATTCGAGTTTTTATTTCAATCAAGATATAAGAAATTCAACAGAATGCTCTCTTACTTAA
- a CDS encoding acyl-CoA desaturase, whose protein sequence is MKLRESASITKFNWRNFIWISAVHIIALTLCWYYFTWQAFIVFAVMHYLAGMVGITFGFHRLLSHKGFKANSIIQNFAAFCGTLACQGGPISWVGQHRVHHAYSDTKYDPHDMNLGFWHSHIGFIFNRRADLNSIEEVSHYCPDIAKVKYFMFLEKNMILIQIAVGLALFALGGVLGSAAGFDWYNGMSFIIWGIFVRLVSGYHVTWFVNSATHKWGTRPHNTNDDSRNNWWVGILAFGEGWHNNHHAQPRAARHGWEWWQLDQTWIMISTLKKLGLVTDIKLPNRVSKKDDVLKNDQETASKVAPDLIPHKKAV, encoded by the coding sequence ATGAAATTAAGAGAATCTGCATCAATAACGAAATTTAATTGGAGAAACTTCATTTGGATTTCCGCAGTGCACATCATAGCATTGACCTTGTGCTGGTACTATTTTACTTGGCAAGCTTTCATTGTATTTGCTGTAATGCATTACCTTGCAGGTATGGTGGGTATTACCTTTGGTTTCCATAGACTTCTCAGCCATAAAGGCTTTAAAGCAAATTCAATTATTCAAAACTTTGCAGCCTTTTGCGGGACTCTTGCCTGCCAAGGCGGACCCATCTCTTGGGTTGGACAGCATAGAGTCCACCATGCATATTCGGATACTAAATATGACCCACATGACATGAATTTAGGCTTCTGGCATTCGCATATTGGCTTTATTTTCAATAGACGTGCTGACTTAAATTCCATTGAAGAGGTTTCACACTACTGTCCTGATATTGCAAAAGTTAAATATTTCATGTTCTTAGAAAAAAACATGATCCTAATTCAAATTGCAGTGGGTCTTGCTTTATTTGCTCTTGGCGGAGTTCTAGGCAGTGCAGCTGGATTTGACTGGTATAACGGAATGAGCTTCATAATATGGGGTATTTTCGTAAGACTTGTTTCGGGTTACCATGTAACTTGGTTTGTAAACTCTGCAACCCACAAATGGGGGACTCGCCCACACAACACCAATGATGATTCCCGTAACAATTGGTGGGTAGGTATCCTTGCGTTTGGCGAAGGTTGGCACAATAATCACCATGCCCAACCAAGAGCCGCTCGTCACGGATGGGAATGGTGGCAACTTGACCAAACTTGGATTATGATCTCCACTCTAAAAAAACTTGGCCTTGTTACTGATATTAAGTTGCCAAATAGAGTTTCTAAGAAGGATGACGTTCTTAAAAACGACCAAGAAACTGCTTCCAAAGTCGCTCCAGATCTTATTCCTCACAAAAAAGCAGTTTAA
- the rsmI gene encoding 16S rRNA (cytidine(1402)-2'-O)-methyltransferase, which yields MSEPVLYIVATPIGTLSDFSQRAQSILSSVSFIACEDTRHTSKLLHNFGIKSSLESLHVHNEKEKSEYLINKLLNSDSKSAAVVSDAGTPCISDPGCFFIRSAHKHGIRILSIPGPSSMTSALAASGFIQPRTIFSGFLERNKKDQCKEFARWKTIAPCIAVFFESPKRIIDTLKNIKEYFINEPIQLTLSREISKKFEEHINGNIDDILQKVEKKSEIQGEFVITVNIEQILDEELDKSLEEIAFESLELVKKGIHIKEACKILAEKYEQSSKDIYNEYLKIKS from the coding sequence ATGTCTGAACCTGTTCTTTATATCGTAGCGACTCCCATTGGTACTTTAAGTGATTTTTCTCAACGCGCTCAAAGTATTTTATCTTCTGTTAGTTTTATTGCCTGTGAAGACACACGACATACAAGCAAATTATTGCATAATTTTGGTATAAAATCTTCTCTTGAAAGTCTTCATGTTCATAATGAAAAAGAAAAATCTGAATATTTAATTAATAAATTATTAAATTCAGACTCCAAAAGCGCTGCCGTTGTTTCTGACGCTGGGACTCCTTGCATCTCAGATCCGGGTTGTTTTTTCATACGGTCAGCTCATAAACATGGAATTCGGATATTAAGTATTCCTGGCCCAAGTAGTATGACTTCTGCACTTGCAGCGAGTGGATTTATTCAACCTCGCACAATTTTTTCAGGCTTTTTAGAACGAAACAAAAAAGATCAGTGTAAGGAATTTGCACGCTGGAAAACAATTGCTCCATGTATTGCTGTTTTTTTTGAGAGCCCAAAAAGAATTATAGATACATTAAAAAATATAAAAGAATACTTTATCAATGAGCCAATTCAATTAACGCTCTCCAGAGAAATATCTAAAAAATTTGAAGAACATATTAATGGTAATATTGATGATATATTACAAAAAGTGGAAAAAAAATCTGAAATTCAAGGAGAATTTGTGATTACCGTTAATATTGAGCAAATCTTAGATGAAGAATTAGATAAATCTCTAGAAGAAATAGCCTTTGAAAGCTTGGAGTTAGTAAAAAAAGGAATACATATAAAAGAAGCCTGTAAAATCTTAGCAGAAAAATACGAGCAAAGTTCAAAAGATATTTACAATGAATACTTAAAAATCAAGTCCTAA
- a CDS encoding MBL fold metallo-hydrolase, producing MKIIPIEGNTQKLDGGAMFGNAPKAMWETWVECDQDNKINLACRALLIQDNTGKNILFETGVGAFFEPKLKERYGVIESEHILIKNLNKNNFTHEQIDAVVLSHLHFDHAGGLLSAFGDGNLRLLFPNAKYYVGKEQWLRAQNPHPRDKASYIPELNKLLDNSGRLVLVDSDGKCDLNPLVTFRFSHGHTPGLMLAEIHLDNDLVVFASDLIPGFAWMHIPISMGYDRFPELVINEKKILLDDLYSKNAKLFFTHDVKHPFGTIKRDEKGKYSAEVFKFN from the coding sequence ATGAAGATTATTCCAATCGAAGGAAATACCCAAAAATTGGATGGCGGCGCTATGTTTGGTAACGCTCCTAAAGCTATGTGGGAAACATGGGTTGAATGTGATCAAGATAATAAAATTAATTTAGCTTGTAGAGCTTTACTCATTCAAGATAATACAGGTAAAAATATTTTATTTGAGACAGGCGTTGGAGCTTTTTTTGAACCCAAGCTGAAAGAAAGATATGGAGTCATTGAAAGTGAGCACATTCTCATAAAAAATTTAAATAAAAATAATTTTACCCATGAACAAATAGATGCAGTGGTTCTATCTCATTTACATTTCGACCATGCAGGTGGGCTCCTTTCTGCATTTGGAGACGGTAATTTAAGACTTTTATTTCCAAATGCTAAATATTATGTAGGAAAAGAGCAATGGTTAAGAGCTCAAAACCCTCACCCGCGAGACAAAGCCTCATATATTCCAGAGTTAAATAAATTGCTTGATAATTCAGGCCGGCTTGTTTTAGTTGATAGTGATGGGAAATGTGATTTAAATCCCTTGGTCACTTTTCGTTTTTCACATGGGCATACTCCAGGTCTAATGCTTGCAGAAATTCACTTAGACAATGACTTAGTTGTTTTTGCGAGTGATCTCATACCGGGTTTTGCTTGGATGCATATACCAATATCCATGGGATATGATCGTTTTCCAGAACTTGTGATAAATGAAAAAAAGATTTTATTAGATGATCTTTATTCTAAAAATGCGAAGTTATTTTTTACCCACGATGTTAAACATCCTTTTGGCACGATTAAGCGAGATGAAAAAGGCAAATATAGTGCAGAAGTTTTTAAATTTAATTAA
- a CDS encoding ATP-dependent helicase, producing MQHILNQLNNEQKEAVISSKGALLVLAGAGTGKTKVITSRIAWMIHSGIRPESIVAVSFTNKAAKEMQERLATIVSEKLAKKVELSTFHSFALKLLRNNHAEFGLQKNFSISDESESKNLLRESIREFHLEDILSLQDAAQKISHFKDCLYTDEDFQLKKNIFDSKILKQLFNSYNRRLRLYNLVDFDDIVYLAVIGFKKNPQLLERIQNNISFFMVDEYQDTSHAQFEFICMLSSKSRNVCVVGDDDQSIYSWRGAKPSVISDFLLAFPEAKKVTLEQNYRCSPNILNAANSVIRENTERLGKELWSQQENKYSIIIQECENERDEALFVAENILKLRSSCQNFNLDQIAILVRSNSQSLPLEQVFTEKKIPYHIHGGTQFFDRKEVRDLFSYLKLAHNSSDLNSLFRILNLPSRGVGIATLEKIKEIYLQSQKTKSNVSFLDALKQFSNTHKGVLEFVHLWDNFGAKLKYSEGIVDISSSLRQCYENIGLKKDILVSSANMQIAQFRMDIVERVLKVIEKLELEKENIQSVIDALHLDEAKFESANDTSGKVQIMTIHSSKGLEFPNVFLIGVEEGILPHERSIAVKNGEQEERRLFYVAITRAKYRLYISHCGFRKKGRSCNAEREPKPSRFLSAIPTDLVEFCRTDPQSEEAKRMEAARKLFELFR from the coding sequence ATGCAACATATTTTAAATCAACTTAATAATGAGCAAAAAGAAGCTGTTATATCTTCAAAAGGAGCATTACTTGTTCTTGCTGGAGCAGGGACTGGTAAAACAAAGGTTATTACCTCGCGTATTGCTTGGATGATTCACTCAGGCATACGCCCAGAAAGTATCGTGGCTGTTAGTTTTACCAACAAAGCCGCAAAAGAAATGCAAGAAAGATTAGCTACGATTGTCAGTGAAAAATTAGCAAAAAAAGTTGAACTCTCAACCTTTCACTCATTTGCCTTAAAATTGCTAAGAAATAATCATGCTGAATTTGGCTTACAAAAAAATTTTTCAATATCAGATGAAAGCGAAAGTAAAAATCTTTTACGAGAATCTATTCGCGAGTTCCATCTTGAAGACATACTTTCTCTCCAAGATGCAGCCCAAAAAATTTCACATTTTAAAGATTGCCTTTATACTGATGAAGACTTTCAACTCAAAAAAAATATTTTCGATAGCAAAATTTTAAAACAATTATTTAACTCATACAACCGTAGATTAAGATTATATAATTTAGTAGATTTTGACGACATTGTGTACTTAGCTGTCATTGGATTTAAAAAAAATCCTCAACTTTTAGAAAGAATACAAAATAATATTTCATTTTTTATGGTTGATGAATATCAAGACACGAGCCATGCACAATTTGAATTTATTTGTATGCTCTCTTCAAAATCAAGAAATGTATGCGTTGTAGGAGATGATGATCAAAGTATTTATTCTTGGCGAGGAGCTAAGCCATCTGTCATTTCCGATTTCTTATTGGCATTTCCAGAAGCTAAAAAAGTTACCTTAGAACAAAATTATCGTTGCAGCCCAAATATCTTGAACGCAGCCAATAGTGTGATTAGAGAAAATACGGAGCGATTAGGAAAAGAATTGTGGAGCCAACAAGAAAATAAATACTCTATTATTATTCAAGAATGCGAAAATGAGAGAGATGAGGCTCTTTTTGTTGCAGAAAATATATTAAAATTAAGATCATCCTGTCAGAATTTCAACCTCGATCAAATAGCAATTTTAGTGAGATCAAACAGTCAATCACTTCCACTTGAACAAGTTTTCACTGAAAAGAAAATCCCTTATCATATTCATGGTGGCACCCAATTTTTTGACCGCAAAGAAGTTAGAGATCTCTTTTCTTATCTGAAACTTGCCCACAATAGTTCAGATTTAAACAGCTTATTTCGCATATTAAATTTACCTTCAAGAGGAGTTGGAATAGCAACTCTTGAAAAAATTAAAGAAATATATTTACAATCTCAGAAAACAAAATCGAATGTTTCTTTTTTAGATGCTTTAAAACAATTCTCCAATACACACAAAGGGGTTTTAGAATTTGTGCATTTATGGGATAATTTTGGTGCAAAACTAAAATACTCTGAAGGAATAGTTGATATTTCATCTTCTCTCAGACAATGTTATGAGAATATTGGCCTGAAAAAAGATATTTTAGTATCTTCTGCTAATATGCAGATTGCACAATTTCGGATGGATATTGTTGAAAGAGTTTTAAAAGTTATAGAAAAGCTTGAACTTGAAAAAGAAAATATTCAATCTGTCATTGATGCTCTCCATCTCGATGAAGCAAAATTTGAGTCTGCAAATGACACTTCTGGGAAAGTTCAGATCATGACGATTCACTCATCAAAGGGACTTGAATTTCCAAATGTTTTTCTTATTGGTGTTGAAGAAGGAATTTTACCACATGAAAGAAGTATTGCAGTAAAAAATGGTGAACAAGAAGAGCGAAGATTATTTTATGTTGCTATAACGAGGGCTAAATACAGATTGTATATATCTCACTGTGGATTCCGAAAAAAAGGACGTTCCTGCAATGCAGAAAGAGAACCAAAACCATCACGTTTTTTATCTGCTATTCCAACAGATCTAGTGGAATTTTGCAGAACCGATCCCCAATCAGAAGAAGCAAAAAGGATGGAAGCTGCAAGGAAATTATTTGAACTTTTTCGTTAA
- a CDS encoding prepilin peptidase produces MPYELNTLNIIFGIFVFIFGISIGSFLNVVIYRLPNNISLILPRSSCPSCKKTISLIALIPIIGYIYTKGKCENCNTKISLQYPFVEFLCGFLTVFIFFKFLNPYIIIDSFPFLFSNNFFQFGRFHYSGYAPFFISLWLLYTGIPLSFIDIKYRILPNSITLPGIIVGFLISFLNPEMGWVESLIGIAIGGGGLFCISKLYEFLRHKEGMGMGDIKYLAFIGAVLGWKGVLLTLFLACIIGAIIGIIIGIYSKKGLSIAIPFGPFLAISSLTISIYGNDINSFLFIGAF; encoded by the coding sequence ATGCCATACGAATTAAATACATTGAATATTATTTTCGGAATATTTGTTTTTATTTTTGGAATAAGTATTGGCAGTTTTTTAAATGTTGTTATTTATCGTCTGCCGAATAATATTTCACTTATATTACCAAGAAGTTCATGCCCATCATGTAAAAAAACAATTTCTCTAATAGCTCTCATTCCAATAATAGGTTATATTTATACTAAAGGGAAATGTGAAAACTGTAATACAAAAATATCATTGCAATATCCATTTGTAGAATTTTTATGCGGATTTTTAACCGTATTTATCTTTTTTAAATTTTTAAACCCTTATATTATTATTGATTCATTTCCATTTTTATTTTCTAATAATTTTTTTCAGTTTGGTCGTTTTCACTACTCAGGTTACGCCCCTTTCTTTATTTCACTATGGCTTTTATATACTGGAATACCTTTATCTTTTATTGATATTAAATACAGAATTTTGCCAAACTCAATCACACTTCCAGGAATCATAGTTGGTTTTTTAATCAGTTTTCTAAATCCAGAGATGGGCTGGGTAGAAAGTTTAATAGGTATAGCAATTGGTGGCGGTGGATTATTTTGTATTTCAAAACTTTATGAATTTTTACGCCACAAAGAAGGAATGGGAATGGGAGATATCAAATATCTTGCATTTATTGGAGCTGTACTTGGATGGAAAGGAGTTTTATTGACTTTGTTTTTAGCTTGTATAATTGGGGCTATTATTGGAATTATAATTGGAATTTATTCAAAAAAAGGCCTCTCTATTGCAATTCCTTTCGGTCCGTTTTTAGCTATATCATCTCTGACAATCAGTATTTATGGAAATGATATTAACTCATTTTTATTTATTGGTGCATTTTAA
- the smpB gene encoding SsrA-binding protein SmpB, producing MEHEKTMKSISKNRKAWHDYYIEEKIEAGVSLKGSEVKVLRDGHGSIVEGYAMVRDGQAWLVNAYIPSLKHASYLNHSERRDRRLLLHRNQIERLDAATRQKGYTLIPLEIYFDDNNRVKIELGLAKGKAHHDKRDAEKQKDAKKEAQKAMKRY from the coding sequence ATTGAACATGAGAAAACTATGAAATCAATCTCAAAAAACAGAAAAGCTTGGCACGACTACTATATTGAAGAAAAGATAGAAGCAGGTGTGAGTTTAAAAGGCAGTGAAGTAAAAGTATTACGTGATGGGCATGGGAGTATCGTCGAAGGATACGCTATGGTGCGTGATGGACAAGCTTGGCTTGTGAATGCTTATATTCCATCGCTAAAACATGCAAGTTACTTAAATCATAGCGAAAGAAGAGATAGGAGACTTCTCTTACACAGAAATCAAATCGAACGCCTCGATGCAGCAACTCGGCAAAAAGGCTATACACTCATTCCGCTTGAAATCTATTTTGATGATAATAATCGGGTGAAAATTGAACTTGGTCTTGCGAAAGGCAAAGCGCATCACGACAAGCGTGATGCGGAAAAGCAAAAAGATGCTAAAAAAGAGGCACAAAAAGCAATGAAGAGATATTAA